DNA from Agathobaculum sp. NTUH-O15-33:
ACAGTACAGCAAGCCGACATTCTTAGCGTCCGGGAACAGCTCGTGCAGCATGGCGGCCTGCTCGTCCAACGGAGCTAGGTCGGCGGTACCGGAGATGTTGCGGCCGCTGGTGCCCGTCCAGTCCATATCAAGGGCAGTACCGTAATCCGTGATTGAGGTGCCGAGGATCGGGATCGTATCTGTTGCCGAGGCCGCCGCCGACAGAGCCGGAGACGCGTTGGCAAGGATCAGGTCCACGTTGGAGGATACAAACCCGTTGATGATGGTCGAGCAGGTCGGCACGTCGTTTGAAGCGTTTTTGTAATCGAACTTTACTTCATTGCCATCGGCCTGAGCCAGCTCGGTCAGCTTATCCTGAAAACCTTTGGTGGCGGCATCGAGCGCATCATGCTGCAAAAGCTGGCAAATACCTATGTTAAAGGATTTGCCGCCGGTCGTCTGCCCTTCGGCAGGGGGATTCGTGTCGTCAGCCCCCGGCTGATCGCCGCCGGAACCGCAGGCGGTGAGGCTGAGCGCCATGGCGCCGCACATCAGGGCAGCCAGAAATCTTTTCTTCATGTCAAAAACCCTTTCCTTGCAAAAATGCTTTGTGATCGAACCTTCCGGTTCTGACTTTTACATTTTAGCAGTTAAAAGGGAAAAGGTCAAGCGTACAGGAAATTTTTTTGGCGGCACCTTGCCCAAGAAACTGCCGGTGAATTGTAAATAAACTATCAATCTTGCCGGGAAACGATTGA
Protein-coding regions in this window:
- a CDS encoding ABC transporter substrate-binding protein; translation: MKKRFLAALMCGAMALSLTACGSGGDQPGADDTNPPAEGQTTGGKSFNIGICQLLQHDALDAATKGFQDKLTELAQADGNEVKFDYKNASNDVPTCSTIINGFVSSNVDLILANASPALSAAASATDTIPILGTSITDYGTALDMDWTGTSGRNISGTADLAPLDEQAAMLHELFPDAKNVGLLYCSSEANSAYQISVIQPILEEMGYTCTVYTFSDSNDLASVATNMVSASDVIYVPTDNTVAGNTEIIKNITLPAKVPVVAGEEGICKGCGVATLSISYDELGRVTGEMAYDILVNGADISTMEVKFSPTFTKKYNKAICDELGITIPDGYEPTEEA